The segment GAGGCTATGGAACAAATAATCAAATACCACCACGGAAAAATCCAAGTGCCTGATAACCCTGTTGTGCTTTTCATAGAAGGGGACGGCACCGGCCCCGATATATGGCGGGCAACCAAAATTGTACTTGATGCAGCAGTGAACAAAGCATACGGGGGCAGGCGCAGCATACAGTGGCAGGAAATCCTGGCTGGTGAAAAGGCATACAACACTACAGGAAGCTGGCTTCCAGATGAAACAATTGAAAAGATAAAAAAATACAAAGTTGCCATAAAAGGACCCCTTACCACACCAGTGGGCGGCGGTATACGGAGCATCAATGTTACACTTCGCCAGGTGCTCAAACTCTATGCCTGTGTGCGCCCTGTTCGCCACTTTGCTGGCGTACCAAGCCCGCTTAAAAATCCTGAAACAGTAGATATGGTGATATTCAGGGAAAATATGGAAGACGTGTATGCGGGCATTGAGTGGAAACAGGGAACACCTGAAGCAAAAAAAGTCATAGATTTTTTAAATAAAGAGATGGGACAGTCGTTGGGATATGATACCGGCATTGGCGTTAAACCAATTAGCATTGAAAATACTAAAAACATTGTAAGAGCAGCAATCCGTTATGCAA is part of the Spirochaetota bacterium genome and harbors:
- the icd gene encoding isocitrate dehydrogenase (NADP(+)); translation: MEQIIKYHHGKIQVPDNPVVLFIEGDGTGPDIWRATKIVLDAAVNKAYGGRRSIQWQEILAGEKAYNTTGSWLPDETIEKIKKYKVAIKGPLTTPVGGGIRSINVTLRQVLKLYACVRPVRHFAGVPSPLKNPETVDMVIFRENMEDVYAGIEWKQGTPEAKKVIDFLNKEMGQSLGYDTGIGVKPISIENTKNIVRAAIRYAIDNKRSSVTIMHKGNIMKFTEGAFRDWAYQTAKEEFAEYIITEDELWAQYNGKVPAGKIVIKDRIADALFQMVLLRPDEFDVIVTPNLNGDYISDALAAQVGGLGMAPGANIGDDAAVFEATHGTAPKYANQDKVNPGSLILSGEMMLRFMGWKEAADLIIKGLEKTIQQKRVTYDLERQMEGATLLKCSEFGQAVADNM